Within Cystobacter ferrugineus, the genomic segment CAGGGACACGCGCTTGCCCAGTTCCGACACCTGGAGGGCCAACCGCCGAGGGTCAGGCTGGACTTTGATGTGCATCGCGAGGTCGTGGGGCATATTGGGGTTCTTCGTCAGGGGAGCGTCTGCTCGCGGAGCAGGCTTGTAACGGCGGACCGGAGGAGTTGCAGCGGATGAGCCAAGGATACATGGGGGAGCGCACCCGGACCGCCGGTGTGCTCGGTTATATGGTGGTGGCGCTGGCCGTGGGGCTGGCCACGCTGGGAGCATCGGTCGCGGAGGCCGGGCCCGTGCGGACGGTGCTGGTGATGGGGGACTCGCTGTCCGCCGCCTACGGGCTCGCGTCAGAGGAGGGCTGGGTGGCGCTGACGGCCGAGCGGATGGCCAAGGAGACGCCTGGCTGGCGGGTGGTGAACGCCAGCGTCAGTGGTGAAACCACCGCGGGCGGAGCCTCACGAATCGAAGGGGAGCTCGCGCGCAACCAGCCAGCGGTGGTGGTCATCGCCCTGGGCGGCAACGACGGGCTGCGGGGCCTGCCGCTCAAGCAGACCCGGGCCAACCTGGAGAAGATGGTGAGCGCGGCCAGGGCCTCTGGAGCCCGGGTGTTGCTGGTGGGCATGCGCATGCCGCCCAACCTGGGGAAGACCTACACGGAGGGCTTCGCGGCCAACTACCGAGCCGTGGCCGAGGCGCACAAGGTGTCCCTGCTCCCGTTCCTGCTGGAGCCCATCGCCATGGAGCGCGCCTCCTTCCAGGCCGACAACATCCACCCCGTCGCCGCCGTGCAGCCCAAGCTGCGCGACCATGTCTGGCCCGCGCTGGCGCCGCTGCTGAAGTGAAGGCCCTCGTGCCCCTCGGTCCCTCGAGGCCCGCGGCTGTGCACCAGCTTCAGTCCAACAACTGGCGCAGGCCGCGGGCCAGTTTCTCGGCTCGCCAGCGTTGAAGCTCGCGAGCGGTATGTGCGGCGCGCTCGGCCCGCTCGTCGCGCACGCGCTCGAGCAGGTGGCGCGCGGCGGTGCGCTCGGTGGCGGTGCCCTCGGCGGCGAAGCCCTCGAGCAGTCCGAGCCGCACATCCGCGTCGTGCAGCTCGCCCAGCAACTCCTGCAGGGGCACGAGGGCCTCCAGCAGGGATTGCATCCTGCGGCGCAGGGCGGGACGGAAGATCTCCGCCTCGTAGCGCAGCTTCTTCACCATCTTGCGCATCTCGTGGGCCGTCAGTGCATCCGGCGCGGCCGCGTAGTCGAGCATGAGCCGTTCCAGTGAGCGCAGGCGGCGGCGCAATTGCTCGCGGACGCGCCGGCCACCGTAGCGTCCGGGGCCGTCCAACCGCTTCGCCTCGCTCAGCAGCGCGGGGATGGTCTTCTCGTCCCAGCGCTTCAGCTCCCGGCGCAGCCGCTTCTCCTTCGCGCCGAGCTGGGACTCCACGCTCGAGCGCAGGGCCTCGACGCTGGCGCGCTTCGAGGGCTTCTCCTTCCGGGCCTCCTGTTTCAACCAGGCGCCCTGCACGTGCACGTCCCGCACCTGGCCGAGCGCGTCCTGGAGCTTCTTCACCTCGCGCTCCAGCGGCTCCAGGTCGCCCAGGGAGCGGAACACCTTCAGCGCCGCGCGCAGGCGGCGGGTGGACACGCGCATGTCGTGCACACCGTCATCGGTGAGCCCGCCGGCGAGCGCGTCCTCTTCATGGCGAACATCGGCGAGCCGGCTGGTGAGCAGGCGGCGGGCGGCCTCGGCGAGCCTGCTGTCGGGGCCGAGCCCGCGCATGGGCGTGGGGCGGGACATGACACGGCTCTCCTAACGCCCGGCCTTCCGCGAGAACGTGGCGGCGGCCTCCTCCACCATCCGCTCGGCCGCCTCGGGGCCCTCCCAGCCGAGAATCCGCACGTCCTTGTCCGCGAAGGCGACGGCGGCGGTGAAGAAGTGCTCCAGTTCCTCGCGCTCGCGGCGGGAGAGCTCCTTCACGGAGTGGAGATTCTGCGCGCGCGCGGCGATGACGGGGACGGCGAGCAGCCGGTCATTGCGTTCGCGGCCCGTGCCGCGCTTCTTCTTCTGGTCCACCTTCAGCACGCCGAGCGCTCGGCAGGGCAGCACCACGCCCGGGTAGGTGGACTGGTCCCAGTACACGAGCGCGTCGAGCGGATCTCCATCCGAGGCCTCGGTGCTGGGGATGAAACCCCAGTCGAAGGGGTAGCGCAACCCGTGCACCAGGGGCCGGGAGACGGTGAAGGCGCCGAGCTCCGGCTCGTACTTGAGCTTCACCGTGGTGCCCTGGGGCGACTCGACGACGACGTGGAAGGCGCCGTCCCTGCCATGCAGCGGAATGCGGGTGAGGTCCGTGGTCATGGTGTCGAAGCTCGGACGAACCATCCCCGGGGACAAGTGCGCGCGGCAGCGAGTTTCACTTCGGCAACCTTCGGGCTCCGAGAGGGAGT encodes:
- a CDS encoding inorganic diphosphatase, translating into MTTDLTRIPLHGRDGAFHVVVESPQGTTVKLKYEPELGAFTVSRPLVHGLRYPFDWGFIPSTEASDGDPLDALVYWDQSTYPGVVLPCRALGVLKVDQKKKRGTGRERNDRLLAVPVIAARAQNLHSVKELSRREREELEHFFTAAVAFADKDVRILGWEGPEAAERMVEEAAATFSRKAGR
- a CDS encoding arylesterase; the protein is MSQGYMGERTRTAGVLGYMVVALAVGLATLGASVAEAGPVRTVLVMGDSLSAAYGLASEEGWVALTAERMAKETPGWRVVNASVSGETTAGGASRIEGELARNQPAVVVIALGGNDGLRGLPLKQTRANLEKMVSAARASGARVLLVGMRMPPNLGKTYTEGFAANYRAVAEAHKVSLLPFLLEPIAMERASFQADNIHPVAAVQPKLRDHVWPALAPLLK
- a CDS encoding CHAD domain-containing protein, producing MSRPTPMRGLGPDSRLAEAARRLLTSRLADVRHEEDALAGGLTDDGVHDMRVSTRRLRAALKVFRSLGDLEPLEREVKKLQDALGQVRDVHVQGAWLKQEARKEKPSKRASVEALRSSVESQLGAKEKRLRRELKRWDEKTIPALLSEAKRLDGPGRYGGRRVREQLRRRLRSLERLMLDYAAAPDALTAHEMRKMVKKLRYEAEIFRPALRRRMQSLLEALVPLQELLGELHDADVRLGLLEGFAAEGTATERTAARHLLERVRDERAERAAHTARELQRWRAEKLARGLRQLLD